One stretch of Streptomyces agglomeratus DNA includes these proteins:
- a CDS encoding Lrp/AsnC family transcriptional regulator has product MSTDGIDALDGRLIVLLAREPRIGVLEASRRLGVARGTVQARMDRLQAHGVIRGFGPDVDPAALGYPVTAFATLEIKQGQGADVRAHLATVPEVLELHTTTGHGDMLCRLVARSNADLQRVIDRVVGFEGIMRASTAIVMENPVPLRIIPLVEQAAADGAG; this is encoded by the coding sequence ATGTCAACCGACGGTATCGACGCACTCGACGGCCGGCTCATCGTGCTGCTGGCACGCGAGCCGCGCATCGGGGTGCTGGAGGCTTCTCGCCGCCTGGGGGTGGCGCGCGGGACCGTGCAGGCCCGGATGGACCGGCTTCAGGCCCACGGGGTCATCCGCGGTTTCGGCCCGGACGTCGATCCGGCCGCACTGGGCTATCCGGTGACGGCGTTCGCGACGCTGGAGATCAAACAGGGCCAGGGAGCCGACGTACGGGCGCACCTGGCGACGGTCCCCGAGGTGCTGGAACTGCACACCACCACCGGGCACGGAGACATGCTCTGCCGCCTGGTCGCCCGCTCGAACGCCGATCTTCAGCGTGTGATCGACCGGGTCGTCGGCTTCGAGGGCATCATGCGGGCCTCCACGGCGATCGTCATGGAGAACCCGGTGCCGCTGCGGATCATCCCGCTGGTGGAGCAGGCGGCGGCCGACGGGGCGGGCTGA
- the hppD gene encoding 4-hydroxyphenylpyruvate dioxygenase, whose protein sequence is MTETTHHTTPSTAREADPFPVKGMDAVVFAVGNAKQAAHYYSTAFGMKLVAYSGPENGSRETASYVLTNGAARFVLTSVIKPSTDRGRFLAEHVAEHGDGVVDLAIEVPDARAAYAYAVEHGARGIEEPHEVKDEHGVVVLAAIATYGKTRHTLVERSGYSGPYLPGFVAADPMVEPPAKRTFQAIDHCVGNVELGKMNEWVAFYNKVMGFTNMKEFVGDDIATEYSALMSKVVADGTLKVKFPINEPAIAKKKSQIDEYLEFYGGAGVQHIALATNDIVATVRSMRANGVQFLDTPDSYYDTLGEWAGETRVPVETLRELKILVDRDEDGYLLQIFTKPVQDRPTVFFEMIERHGSMGFGKGNFKALFEAIEREQEKRGNL, encoded by the coding sequence ATGACTGAGACCACGCACCACACCACCCCGAGCACCGCGCGCGAGGCCGACCCCTTCCCGGTCAAGGGAATGGACGCGGTCGTCTTCGCCGTCGGCAACGCCAAGCAGGCCGCGCACTACTACTCGACCGCCTTCGGCATGAAGCTCGTCGCCTACTCCGGACCGGAGAACGGCAGCCGTGAGACCGCGAGTTACGTCCTGACCAACGGTGCCGCGCGCTTCGTCCTCACCTCTGTCATCAAGCCCTCCACCGACCGGGGCCGCTTCCTCGCCGAGCACGTGGCCGAGCACGGCGACGGCGTCGTCGACCTCGCCATCGAGGTTCCGGACGCCCGGGCGGCGTACGCCTACGCCGTGGAGCACGGCGCGCGCGGCATCGAGGAGCCGCACGAGGTCAAGGACGAGCACGGCGTCGTCGTCCTGGCCGCGATCGCGACGTACGGCAAGACCCGGCACACCCTCGTCGAGCGGTCGGGCTACAGCGGTCCGTACCTGCCCGGCTTCGTCGCGGCCGACCCGATGGTCGAACCGCCGGCCAAGCGCACCTTCCAGGCCATCGACCACTGCGTCGGCAACGTCGAGCTCGGCAAGATGAACGAGTGGGTCGCCTTCTACAACAAGGTCATGGGCTTCACCAACATGAAGGAGTTCGTGGGCGACGACATCGCCACCGAGTACTCCGCGCTCATGTCGAAGGTCGTCGCGGACGGCACCCTGAAGGTGAAGTTCCCGATCAACGAGCCCGCGATCGCGAAGAAGAAGTCGCAGATCGACGAGTACCTGGAGTTCTACGGCGGCGCCGGCGTCCAGCACATCGCGCTCGCCACGAACGACATCGTCGCGACCGTGCGCAGCATGCGGGCGAACGGCGTCCAGTTCCTGGACACCCCCGACTCGTACTACGACACGCTCGGCGAGTGGGCGGGCGAGACGCGCGTACCCGTCGAGACGCTGCGCGAGCTGAAGATCCTCGTCGACCGCGACGAGGACGGCTACCTGCTCCAGATCTTCACCAAGCCGGTCCAGGACCGGCCGACCGTCTTCTTCGAGATGATCGAGCGGCACGGCTCGATGGGCTTCGGCAAGGGCAACTTCAAGGCGCTCTTCGAGGCGATCGAGCGGGAGCAGGAGAAGCGCGGCAACCTCTGA
- a CDS encoding SH3-like domain-containing protein: MARMNDVGGMQGFGPVDTTDDTAPFHADWEARVFALNGALIAQKVYNLDEFRDAVESMPPAEYLAASYYERWFFAIRTLLERKGVVAAGELDD; encoded by the coding sequence ATGGCCAGGATGAACGACGTGGGCGGCATGCAGGGCTTCGGGCCCGTCGACACCACCGACGACACAGCGCCCTTCCACGCCGACTGGGAGGCCCGCGTCTTCGCCCTTAACGGCGCCCTCATCGCCCAGAAGGTCTACAACCTCGACGAGTTCCGCGACGCCGTCGAGTCGATGCCGCCCGCCGAGTACCTCGCGGCGTCGTACTACGAACGGTGGTTCTTCGCGATCCGCACGCTGCTGGAACGCAAGGGCGTGGTCGCGGCGGGCGAGCTCGATGACTGA
- a CDS encoding SH3-like domain-containing protein, which yields MTDDRYAPGARVRTVHHDPPHHTRLPRYARGKRGTVIEPEGRAPLADVRAQGRDDWPVEQVYAVRFAARDLWGEGEHHVVLDLFESYLEDDQP from the coding sequence ATGACTGACGACCGCTACGCCCCCGGCGCGCGCGTGCGTACCGTCCACCACGACCCGCCGCACCACACCCGGCTGCCGCGGTACGCCCGTGGCAAACGCGGCACCGTCATCGAGCCGGAGGGGCGCGCCCCGCTCGCCGACGTGCGGGCGCAGGGGCGCGACGACTGGCCCGTGGAGCAGGTGTACGCCGTGCGGTTCGCCGCGCGGGACCTGTGGGGCGAGGGCGAGCACCATGTGGTCCTCGACCTGTTCGAAAGCTACCTGGAGGACGACCAGCCGTGA
- the nthA gene encoding nitrile hydratase subunit alpha, with the protein MTGTTHSDALISRRVRRLETLLEERGIVTGAAVDEAIDAFLTGASAAGGARVVARAWTDPGFRERLLADGTEAVTELGLSAGGVQPQRLRVVENTAGTHNIVVCTLCSCYPVRLLGPSPSWYKSEAYRSRVVREPRAVLAEFGLVLPPDVAVTVWDSTSETRYMVLPRRPAGTEHLDEPALASLVTRNALIGTAAL; encoded by the coding sequence GTGACCGGGACCACTCACTCCGACGCTCTGATCTCCCGTCGGGTACGGCGTCTGGAAACGCTGCTGGAGGAACGGGGCATCGTCACCGGCGCGGCCGTCGACGAAGCCATCGACGCGTTCCTCACCGGCGCCTCGGCGGCCGGGGGAGCGCGCGTCGTGGCCCGGGCGTGGACCGATCCGGGGTTCCGGGAGCGGCTGCTGGCCGACGGGACCGAGGCCGTCACGGAGCTGGGGCTGTCGGCGGGAGGTGTGCAGCCGCAGCGGCTGCGCGTCGTCGAGAACACGGCGGGCACGCACAACATCGTGGTGTGCACGCTCTGTTCGTGCTACCCGGTCCGGCTGCTGGGGCCCTCTCCGAGCTGGTACAAGAGCGAGGCGTACCGGTCACGGGTGGTGCGGGAGCCGCGCGCGGTGCTGGCCGAGTTCGGGCTGGTGCTGCCGCCGGACGTGGCCGTCACGGTGTGGGACTCCACGTCGGAGACGCGCTACATGGTCCTGCCGCGCCGCCCCGCCGGCACGGAGCACCTGGACGAACCCGCCCTGGCGTCCCTGGTCACCCGCAACGCCCTGATCGGCACAGCGGCCCTGTAA
- a CDS encoding tetratricopeptide repeat protein: protein METEQQVKRRWPRAVLAGAAVLVVAGVLVTEGLNEAPPPSPGAVGRAMAAVEAVGAGVPASPADLSALIGDRTAWLREHPGDEHSWSVLGSAYLERGRWTADPADFPRAEMALRHSLSVRPRGNPEAEVGLAALAHARGDHRAARKWAEAVRKRSPRRWTVYPVLVGAYTRLGDQEAAAGAVEKLEALRPGAWARLLAADVYRDRGWREDAAATLSDATALAGSTAEKVTCLHRSGELAWERGEPEEALRHYEAALRTDPGYGRARAGRARVMAALGRPSDAEVDYRAAISDTPLPEFHLEYGELLQSLDRGPEAEDQYALVREGVAAARKRGGGRNELLLGRLDADHGDPAAAVRRLRAEWRRHPDAHVADALAWALHRSGGARNRGEALKYARRATEHGLRNALFFYHLGTIERAMREYGAARRHLEEALRINPAFSPLLAPGAWEALHALGDGR from the coding sequence ATGGAGACCGAACAGCAGGTGAAGCGGCGGTGGCCCCGCGCCGTGCTCGCGGGTGCGGCGGTGCTGGTCGTCGCGGGGGTGCTCGTAACGGAGGGGCTGAACGAGGCCCCGCCGCCGTCGCCGGGCGCCGTCGGCCGCGCGATGGCCGCGGTCGAGGCCGTGGGCGCCGGTGTCCCCGCCTCTCCCGCCGACCTGAGCGCGCTGATCGGCGACCGTACGGCGTGGCTGCGCGAGCACCCCGGGGACGAGCACTCTTGGTCGGTCCTCGGCTCGGCCTATCTGGAGCGGGGCCGCTGGACGGCCGACCCGGCCGACTTCCCGCGCGCCGAGATGGCGCTGCGTCACTCCCTGTCCGTACGGCCGCGGGGCAATCCCGAGGCGGAGGTCGGTCTCGCGGCGCTCGCCCACGCGCGCGGCGACCACCGGGCCGCGAGGAAGTGGGCCGAGGCGGTGCGGAAGCGGTCGCCGCGGCGCTGGACCGTGTACCCGGTCCTGGTCGGCGCGTACACGCGGCTCGGTGACCAGGAGGCGGCCGCCGGGGCGGTGGAGAAGCTGGAGGCGCTGCGGCCGGGCGCGTGGGCGCGGCTGCTGGCGGCGGACGTCTACCGCGACCGGGGCTGGCGGGAGGACGCGGCGGCGACGCTGTCGGACGCGACGGCGCTCGCGGGCTCGACCGCGGAGAAGGTGACGTGCCTGCACCGCTCGGGTGAACTGGCGTGGGAGCGGGGTGAGCCGGAGGAGGCCCTGCGCCACTACGAGGCGGCCCTGCGGACGGATCCCGGCTACGGCAGGGCACGGGCGGGCCGCGCCCGCGTCATGGCGGCGCTGGGCCGTCCGTCCGACGCGGAGGTCGACTACCGCGCGGCGATCAGCGACACCCCGCTCCCGGAGTTCCATCTGGAGTACGGCGAGCTGCTCCAGTCCCTGGACCGCGGGCCCGAGGCCGAGGACCAGTACGCCCTCGTACGGGAAGGGGTGGCGGCCGCGCGCAAGCGTGGCGGCGGCCGGAACGAGCTCCTCCTCGGGCGGCTGGACGCGGACCACGGCGATCCGGCCGCGGCGGTGCGGCGGCTGCGGGCGGAATGGCGGCGGCACCCGGACGCGCACGTCGCGGACGCGCTGGCCTGGGCGCTGCACCGGTCCGGTGGGGCGAGGAATCGCGGCGAGGCGCTGAAGTACGCGCGCAGGGCCACGGAGCACGGCTTGCGCAACGCGCTGTTCTTCTACCACCTGGGGACGATCGAACGGGCGATGCGGGAGTACGGCGCGGCCAGGCGCCACCTGGAGGAGGCGCTGCGCATCAACCCGGCGTTCTCCCCGCTGCTGGCTCCCGGGGCGTGGGAGGCGCTGCACGCCCTGGGCGACGGCCGCTGA
- a CDS encoding FAD-binding oxidoreductase — MDDLLVQLRAGLPPEALITDPDVMASYARDMAGFCEAGAPAAVVLPRTVEQVQHVMRTATALRVPVVPQGARTGLSGAANATDGCVVLSLVRMDRILEISAVDRVAVVEPGVINAVLSRAVAEKGLYYPPDPSSWETCTIGGNIGTAAGGLCCVKYGVTAEYVLGLDVVLADGRLLRTGRRTAKGVAGYDLTRLFVGSEGTLGIVVGAVLGLKPAPPRQLVLAAEFPSAAAACDAVCEIMARGHAPSLLELMDRTTLRAVNKLAHMGLPETTEALLLAAFDTPDPAADLAAVGELCTAAGAVSVVPADDAAESELLLQARRMSLTALEAVKSATMIDDVCVPRSKLGAMLEGTAVIAEKYDLVVGVCAHAGDGNTHPVVCFDHLDEDESRRARESFDEIMALGLELGGTITGEHGVGVLKREWLARELGPVGLELQRAVKVAFDPLGLLNPGKVF, encoded by the coding sequence ATGGACGATCTTCTCGTACAGCTGCGCGCGGGCCTGCCGCCCGAGGCATTGATCACCGACCCGGACGTCATGGCCTCGTACGCCCGCGACATGGCCGGATTCTGTGAGGCGGGAGCACCGGCCGCCGTCGTCCTGCCGCGCACCGTCGAGCAGGTCCAGCACGTCATGCGCACCGCGACCGCGCTGCGCGTACCCGTCGTTCCGCAGGGCGCGCGGACGGGGCTGTCCGGTGCCGCCAACGCCACCGACGGCTGCGTCGTGCTGTCCCTGGTCAGGATGGACCGGATCCTGGAGATCAGCGCCGTCGACCGCGTCGCCGTGGTCGAGCCCGGGGTGATCAACGCGGTCCTGTCGCGGGCCGTGGCCGAGAAAGGGCTGTACTACCCCCCGGACCCGTCGAGTTGGGAGACGTGCACCATCGGCGGAAACATCGGCACGGCCGCCGGCGGACTGTGCTGCGTGAAGTACGGGGTGACCGCCGAGTACGTGCTGGGCCTGGATGTCGTACTCGCCGACGGCCGGCTCCTGCGGACCGGGCGGCGCACGGCCAAGGGCGTGGCCGGCTACGACCTCACCCGCCTCTTCGTCGGCTCGGAAGGCACGCTCGGCATCGTGGTCGGGGCGGTGCTCGGACTCAAGCCCGCCCCGCCGCGGCAGCTCGTCCTCGCCGCCGAGTTCCCCTCCGCGGCCGCCGCCTGCGACGCCGTCTGCGAGATCATGGCGCGCGGCCACGCGCCGTCGCTGCTCGAACTCATGGACCGCACGACGCTGCGGGCCGTCAACAAGCTGGCCCACATGGGCCTGCCGGAGACCACCGAGGCGCTGCTGCTCGCCGCCTTCGACACCCCGGACCCCGCCGCCGACCTCGCCGCGGTCGGAGAACTGTGCACTGCGGCCGGCGCCGTCTCGGTCGTCCCCGCCGACGACGCCGCCGAGTCCGAACTCCTCCTGCAAGCACGGCGGATGTCGCTGACGGCGCTCGAAGCGGTCAAGTCCGCGACGATGATCGACGACGTGTGCGTACCGCGCTCGAAGCTCGGCGCGATGCTGGAGGGCACCGCCGTCATCGCGGAGAAGTACGACCTCGTCGTCGGCGTCTGCGCGCACGCCGGTGACGGCAACACGCATCCGGTGGTCTGCTTCGACCACCTGGACGAGGACGAGTCGCGGCGCGCCCGCGAGTCCTTCGACGAGATCATGGCGCTCGGCCTGGAGCTCGGCGGCACGATCACCGGCGAGCACGGTGTCGGCGTACTGAAGAGAGAATGGCTCGCCCGCGAACTGGGGCCCGTGGGGTTGGAGTTGCAGCGCGCGGTCAAGGTGGCCTTCGACCCGCTCGGGCTCCTCAATCCGGGCAAGGTCTTCTGA
- a CDS encoding SsgA family sporulation/cell division regulator, which produces MHTVVERELELNLVLSPERSIPVPARLSYRTDDPYAVHITFHVGSDSPVDWTFARELFVEGVFRPCGHGDVRVWPAKVDSRSVVCVALTSPDGDALLEVPSPAVSAWLERTLRAVPPGTERERLGIDEALAALLARTPADDLWPRAPWLSDESGDGEA; this is translated from the coding sequence ATGCACACCGTGGTGGAACGCGAACTCGAGCTCAACCTGGTGCTGTCGCCCGAGCGCAGCATCCCGGTCCCGGCCCGGCTGTCCTACCGTACGGACGACCCGTACGCCGTGCACATCACCTTCCACGTCGGCTCCGACTCCCCGGTGGACTGGACGTTCGCCCGCGAGCTGTTCGTCGAGGGCGTGTTCCGGCCCTGCGGCCACGGTGACGTCCGGGTCTGGCCGGCCAAGGTCGATTCCCGCAGCGTGGTCTGCGTGGCCCTGACGTCGCCCGACGGGGACGCTCTCCTGGAGGTCCCGTCGCCCGCGGTGTCCGCCTGGCTGGAGCGGACGTTGCGGGCGGTGCCGCCGGGGACGGAGCGGGAGCGGCTCGGCATCGACGAGGCGCTGGCCGCGCTGCTGGCGCGGACTCCGGCCGACGACCTGTGGCCGCGCGCCCCGTGGCTGTCGGACGAGTCCGGGGACGGCGAGGCGTGA
- a CDS encoding RDD family protein, translating to MSAPTPASGDSSPTPGYYPDPSIPGYVRFWNGASWVPGTSRPAPSDDEGTPAGPTGAASPAPAPTPSVEETGPLFFDEEPEGAHLHGNTPEPASAWQADTSRQTGFGGDRDRRVSWGSTAPDSGGAPAPAGSGGAPSGSGGRPAAAAEESGPGRTSTPGGGSPAQGTGDPRRAQAAPGQSSGEQRRAGGGVDLRRTGGSAPEAAPGPAPAAPGERDPRGAAADPSGGALPGVRTPGRTSPPDNGTVTMRALRRGDGESPHTARADGTMAIRTMTPGAGRPQVPGQSRPQPPAQGETPGQGSGAAQAPAQGPVQVPGQAPAAGQFHAGAHAQATGPAQTPGRAQAHGQGAAAAQAPAHGRIPGAAQTTPDGGAAGAAPVSAGAGGGAASWAQQVHRLAQPDQDEAGGTPVVPWKPPVSDPFLQAAQAQAAARPAGLAKRLAARLIDTLVLGAVLSAVAVPLGTAALAHIDDKIEAAKLSGETVTVWLLDGTTAGYLGIVIGAYLLVGVVYEVLPTAKWGRTLGKKLCRMHVRDIEAHEPPTFGAALRRWLVYGVLGVLGIGIVNAAWCLFDRPWRQCWHDKAARTFVAGD from the coding sequence ATGAGCGCCCCCACCCCGGCCAGCGGCGACAGCAGCCCCACTCCTGGCTACTATCCCGACCCGTCCATCCCCGGTTACGTCCGGTTCTGGAACGGGGCCTCATGGGTGCCCGGTACCAGTCGCCCCGCCCCGTCGGACGACGAGGGAACGCCCGCCGGGCCAACGGGAGCGGCGAGTCCGGCTCCCGCCCCCACTCCGTCCGTGGAGGAGACCGGCCCCCTCTTCTTCGACGAGGAACCCGAGGGCGCGCACCTGCACGGCAACACCCCGGAACCCGCGTCGGCCTGGCAGGCGGACACGTCCCGTCAGACCGGATTCGGCGGTGACCGCGACCGCCGGGTCTCCTGGGGCTCCACCGCCCCGGACTCCGGCGGCGCACCCGCCCCGGCCGGTTCCGGCGGCGCCCCCTCCGGTTCCGGCGGACGGCCGGCCGCTGCCGCCGAGGAGTCGGGGCCCGGCCGTACGTCCACCCCCGGCGGCGGTTCCCCCGCCCAGGGGACGGGAGATCCCCGGCGGGCCCAGGCGGCGCCCGGCCAGTCCTCCGGCGAGCAGCGCCGTGCGGGCGGCGGTGTCGACCTCCGGCGTACGGGCGGCTCCGCGCCGGAAGCCGCCCCCGGCCCGGCGCCCGCCGCCCCCGGCGAGCGTGACCCGCGCGGGGCAGCGGCCGACCCCAGCGGAGGCGCGCTGCCCGGCGTCCGCACGCCGGGCCGGACCTCGCCCCCCGACAACGGCACGGTCACCATGCGTGCCCTGCGCCGCGGCGACGGGGAGTCCCCGCACACGGCCCGCGCCGATGGCACGATGGCCATCAGGACCATGACCCCGGGAGCGGGCCGGCCCCAAGTCCCGGGCCAGAGCCGCCCCCAGCCCCCGGCGCAGGGCGAGACCCCCGGCCAGGGATCGGGCGCCGCACAGGCTCCCGCGCAGGGGCCGGTGCAGGTCCCCGGACAGGCGCCCGCTGCGGGGCAGTTCCACGCGGGCGCGCACGCGCAGGCCACCGGGCCCGCGCAGACCCCCGGCCGGGCCCAGGCCCACGGGCAGGGCGCCGCAGCCGCACAGGCCCCCGCGCACGGCCGGATCCCCGGGGCGGCGCAGACGACGCCGGACGGGGGAGCGGCGGGTGCCGCCCCTGTTTCCGCCGGGGCCGGAGGCGGGGCCGCCTCCTGGGCGCAGCAGGTGCACCGGCTCGCGCAGCCGGACCAGGACGAGGCGGGCGGGACGCCCGTCGTGCCGTGGAAGCCGCCGGTCAGCGATCCGTTCCTCCAGGCCGCCCAGGCCCAGGCCGCGGCCAGGCCCGCCGGCCTCGCCAAGCGGCTGGCCGCACGGCTGATCGACACGCTCGTCCTCGGCGCCGTGCTCAGCGCGGTCGCCGTACCCCTCGGAACGGCCGCGCTCGCACACATCGACGACAAGATCGAGGCGGCGAAGCTCTCCGGCGAGACCGTGACCGTATGGCTGCTCGACGGGACCACCGCCGGCTACCTCGGCATCGTCATCGGCGCCTACCTCCTCGTCGGAGTGGTGTACGAGGTGCTGCCGACCGCCAAGTGGGGCCGTACGCTCGGCAAGAAGCTGTGCCGCATGCACGTACGGGACATCGAGGCGCACGAGCCCCCGACGTTCGGCGCCGCGCTGCGCCGCTGGCTCGTGTACGGAGTGCTCGGCGTCCTCGGGATCGGCATCGTCAACGCGGCGTGGTGCCTGTTCGACCGCCCGTGGCGCCAGTGCTGGCACGACAAGGCGGCCCGTACGTTCGTCGCGGGGGACTGA
- a CDS encoding RDD family protein, with protein sequence MSTDQPPPGQPSDDDPFRKKPPPEQPPPPPSGGGPYDTGGTGGAGPAGPGEPGGPAGPGPGGGSPYGESPYGDSPYGGPPYGTPPPPYSGGAADPLAGMPPLAPTGKRIAARIIDVLIVGVPLGLIGWLLGMFDSYNSDDWDEVSTMSDAKSLIWQLVTMVVYIGYDTYMTAKDGRTVGKRLMNLRVAMLNSGMVPETNASLLRAVVLWVPALICCFCLWWLINLVMILVDKPYKQGLHDKAAKTVVVSTA encoded by the coding sequence ATGAGCACCGACCAGCCGCCGCCCGGCCAGCCGTCCGATGACGACCCGTTCCGCAAGAAGCCGCCGCCGGAGCAGCCCCCGCCGCCTCCCTCCGGCGGCGGACCGTACGACACCGGCGGGACAGGCGGCGCCGGCCCCGCGGGACCGGGCGAGCCCGGCGGTCCGGCCGGGCCCGGCCCCGGCGGCGGTTCCCCGTACGGCGAATCCCCGTACGGGGACTCTCCTTACGGCGGCCCCCCGTACGGCACCCCGCCGCCGCCCTACAGCGGCGGCGCCGCCGACCCGCTCGCCGGGATGCCGCCGCTCGCCCCCACCGGCAAGCGCATCGCGGCCCGCATCATCGACGTGCTGATCGTCGGCGTCCCGCTGGGGCTCATCGGCTGGCTGCTGGGCATGTTCGACAGCTACAACAGCGACGACTGGGACGAAGTCTCGACCATGTCGGACGCCAAGTCGCTGATCTGGCAGCTCGTCACCATGGTCGTGTACATCGGCTACGACACCTACATGACGGCCAAGGACGGCCGGACCGTCGGCAAGCGGCTCATGAACCTGCGCGTCGCGATGCTCAACAGCGGCATGGTCCCCGAGACCAACGCGTCGCTGCTGCGTGCCGTCGTCCTGTGGGTGCCCGCGCTGATCTGCTGCTTCTGCCTGTGGTGGCTCATCAACCTGGTGATGATCCTGGTCGACAAGCCCTACAAACAGGGCCTGCACGACAAGGCGGCGAAGACCGTGGTGGTCTCAACCGCGTAG